GACCAAGGGCCTGCAGAAGCAGATGGATCCCCAGGTCTGACGGGCCCTGTCCGGCAAAGCGAAGGGCGGCCCTCCGGGGCCGCCCTTTCGCGTGCGATCGGCGGTGCGTCGGGGCTACAGCTCGTCGCGCGGCTCGGAAAGCGTCTTCTCGATCCAGAGCACGTCGTCGCGGCTGCCGATGTACAGCGGCGTCCGGGCGTGCAGGGAATCGGGCACGATGTCCAGGATGCTCCGCGCGCCGTCGCTGGCGTAGCCGCCCGCGTTCTCGGCGATGAAGGCCAGCGGCGCCGCCTCGCAGGTCAGGCGCAGCTTGCCCACGGGTTTGCCCATGGTGGGCGGGTAGAGGTAGACGCCGCCCTTGAGCAGGTTGCGGTGGAAGTCCGACACCAGCGAGCCGATGTAGCGCGCGGTCATGCCGGCGCCGCGGTTCGGGGCGTCCTTGCGGGTGGTCTGGGTGTCGCGGCCGTACTTGAGCTGGCGCACCACGTCGCGCACCGCCGGCTCCCACTTGGGCTCGTAGGCCTCGTTCACCGAGTAGATGCTGCTGCGGAAGGGGATCCGGATGTCCTCGTGGCTGAGCAGGAACTCGCCGATGCTCGGGTCGAGGGTGAAGCCGTGCACGCCGTGGCCCGCCGTGTAGACGAACATCGTGCTCGAGCCGTAGATCACGTAGCCGGCGGCGATGAGATCGCGTCCCGGCTGCAGGATGTCCTCGTCGTCGATCTCGCCCAGCGGATGCTTCTTGCGCCAGATGCCGAAGATGGTGCCCACCGAGACGTTCACGTCGATGTTCGAACTGCCGTCCAGGGGGTCGAAGATCACGATGTAGCTGCCCGAACCCGAGGCCACGTCGGGGAAGACCGGATCGGCCAGCTCCTCGCTGCCCATGACCCCGACCTGCCCCTTGGTGCCCATGCAGCGCATGAAGATCCGGTTGGCGTAGTCATCGAGCTTCTGGACCGTCTCGCCCTGGACGTTCTCGGCCCCGGTGCTGCCGAGGATGTCGACCAGACCGGCCTTGCGCACCTCGCGCGAGACGACCTTCGAGGCGAAGGTGATGTCGTTGAGCAGGCCGGTGAACTCGCCGCTGGCGGCCGGATGGAGATCCTGCAGGGCCAGGATGTGCGACTCGATCGTGACCAGGTTCTTGGGGGTCTGGGTCATGTCCGTAACCTCTTTGCGAGAGCGTGGTTGGCGCGACACGGACAATTGTAGCAGGTCCGGGCCCGGGCTCCAAGGACCGGGGCGCCTAATTCCCTTGCGCCCCGCCGGGGCGTTTGCCAATGTAGCGGAAACACCCACCCCCGCGACCGTGCTGACCAGGGAGGCAACCCATGTCCGATGCCATGATCGACGTCCCGTTCCCGGCCAACGAACCCGTTCTCGGCTACCTCGA
The nucleotide sequence above comes from bacterium. Encoded proteins:
- the fbp gene encoding class 1 fructose-bisphosphatase; amino-acid sequence: MTQTPKNLVTIESHILALQDLHPAASGEFTGLLNDITFASKVVSREVRKAGLVDILGSTGAENVQGETVQKLDDYANRIFMRCMGTKGQVGVMGSEELADPVFPDVASGSGSYIVIFDPLDGSSNIDVNVSVGTIFGIWRKKHPLGEIDDEDILQPGRDLIAAGYVIYGSSTMFVYTAGHGVHGFTLDPSIGEFLLSHEDIRIPFRSSIYSVNEAYEPKWEPAVRDVVRQLKYGRDTQTTRKDAPNRGAGMTARYIGSLVSDFHRNLLKGGVYLYPPTMGKPVGKLRLTCEAAPLAFIAENAGGYASDGARSILDIVPDSLHARTPLYIGSRDDVLWIEKTLSEPRDEL